The following are encoded in a window of bacterium genomic DNA:
- a CDS encoding sulfatase, whose product MNTDSTADDRISVAVASPAPTRAERVAFALWRFFNVSLMTVAVFGALGLATGLLNVWPYDYLSRDLDAVFYASLKAPIGAALRHGALAGFWNALLVLCSRALGGRYRARLAAVAAIIVPIVVFIAILRTIVAAQGALVAVRFMLRWGSLPQILRSIVWLGQEDDPFARIAARVTIVGLIALATLFAAWYVARRARGPAAPVPSKRPSRVVTSLAFLTVAGFGFFLGAPARTPVPGSPDIVLVSIDTLRADRLSIYGNERKTSPNIDRLAREGVMFEQAIAHAPWTLPSHASMFTGLLPYEHGAVEPDRPLPPDMRVFPERLLQRGYRTGAFVTGILVSRRFGFDRGFDTFRFRDRRLAADTAIDAMHWFLASRQPSFLFLHLFDMHYPYHPPPEYYTRFGPASPMLVSPQSVDFGAFLNYANEHPHWVAKVALDRYDETLAYVDDVLGRLFKKLRDERRWDNTLIIVTSDHGEEFYDHGSWGHSQYLYEESLRVPLIVKLPRGACGPARLAGKAAPLTAIADLILKTANGPSKDNPMLDCRAGGVAAAIDDMIDMSPILAETQFAWELKARGTHRFAARSPGAKLIEPYEPPDPALEFYRRGWEYYDLADDPLERLNLYAPGAAPELESALADANKSLMETERAHDIELDPATIERLRSLGYLQ is encoded by the coding sequence CGTCTGGCCGTACGACTACCTCTCCCGCGATCTTGACGCGGTTTTTTACGCCTCGCTCAAGGCGCCCATTGGCGCGGCGCTGCGCCATGGCGCGCTGGCCGGTTTCTGGAACGCCCTGCTCGTCCTCTGCTCACGCGCGCTTGGCGGGCGATACCGCGCCCGGCTGGCCGCCGTCGCGGCCATCATCGTGCCGATCGTCGTGTTCATCGCAATCCTGCGCACGATTGTCGCCGCGCAGGGCGCGCTCGTGGCGGTGCGTTTCATGCTGCGCTGGGGATCGCTCCCGCAGATCCTGCGCTCCATCGTGTGGCTCGGGCAGGAGGACGACCCCTTTGCCCGGATCGCCGCCCGCGTAACGATCGTCGGCCTCATCGCGCTCGCGACGCTGTTCGCGGCGTGGTACGTGGCGCGCCGCGCGCGCGGGCCGGCCGCGCCCGTTCCCTCGAAGCGGCCCTCGCGCGTGGTGACATCGCTCGCGTTTCTGACCGTCGCCGGGTTCGGCTTTTTTCTCGGCGCCCCGGCAAGGACGCCGGTGCCCGGATCGCCCGATATCGTTCTCGTCAGCATCGACACACTGCGCGCCGACCGATTGTCGATCTACGGCAACGAACGCAAGACCTCTCCGAACATCGACCGCCTGGCCCGCGAAGGCGTGATGTTCGAGCAGGCGATCGCGCACGCTCCCTGGACGCTGCCCTCGCACGCCTCGATGTTCACCGGCCTTCTGCCCTACGAGCACGGCGCGGTGGAACCCGATCGCCCTTTGCCGCCGGACATGCGCGTGTTTCCCGAGCGCCTGCTCCAGAGAGGCTATCGGACCGGCGCGTTCGTCACCGGCATTCTCGTCTCGCGGAGATTCGGCTTTGACCGCGGATTCGACACATTCCGCTTCCGCGATCGTCGTCTCGCCGCCGACACCGCGATCGACGCCATGCACTGGTTTCTCGCATCGAGGCAGCCGTCATTCCTGTTCCTGCACCTGTTCGACATGCACTACCCGTACCACCCGCCGCCGGAGTACTACACGCGCTTTGGCCCGGCCTCGCCGATGCTCGTGTCCCCGCAATCGGTCGACTTCGGCGCTTTTCTCAATTACGCGAACGAGCACCCCCATTGGGTCGCGAAAGTCGCGCTCGACCGATACGACGAGACGCTCGCCTACGTCGATGACGTCCTCGGCCGCCTGTTCAAGAAACTCCGCGACGAGCGGCGCTGGGATAACACGCTCATCATCGTGACGTCCGATCACGGAGAGGAATTCTACGACCACGGCTCCTGGGGACATTCGCAGTATCTGTACGAGGAAAGCCTGCGCGTGCCGCTCATCGTCAAGCTGCCGCGCGGCGCGTGCGGGCCGGCGCGCCTTGCCGGGAAGGCCGCGCCGCTGACGGCGATCGCCGACCTGATCCTGAAAACCGCGAACGGCCCGAGCAAGGACAACCCGATGCTGGATTGCCGCGCCGGCGGCGTGGCGGCGGCGATCGACGACATGATCGACATGTCGCCGATCCTCGCCGAGACGCAGTTCGCCTGGGAGCTCAAGGCCCGCGGCACGCACCGATTCGCCGCGCGCTCGCCGGGCGCAAAATTGATCGAGCCTTACGAGCCCCCCGACCCCGCGCTCGAGTTCTATCGCCGCGGTTGGGAGTACTACGACCTCGCGGACGATCCGCTCGAACGCCTCAACCTCTACGCGCCCGGCGCCGCGCCCGAGCTGGAATCCGCCCTGGCCGACGCGAACAAAAGCCTCATGGAAACCGAGCGCGCGCACGACATCGAACTCGATCCCGCGACGATCGAGCGCCTGCGTTCACTGGGCTATTTGCAGTAG